From the genome of Oryza glaberrima chromosome 1, OglaRS2, whole genome shotgun sequence:
ATGTACCACTAAAATGAAATTTAGGAGCACACgtagtattgatttcaggactacgggaattatttcagagttTAGATTAAGTGCTGAATTCATAGCTTAGATTCAGGAATTCCACAAAAGTTAAGATTTGAATTAATGATTTCGAAAGAAAAATCAGAACACTAAATTCAGAGCTATAGCAGTGTGCATTTCCCCTGTTCAACAACAATGaaagcagcatgcatgcatgattaacAGCTCATCTCCCTCTACAGTTCATCTCCTAGATGTAGGAGACAAGAAAACACAATAAACAGGTTATTTTGTGCAATCATCATGCGTCCATCTATTATGATCTATCCCACGCACACTCGCCGCCTTTGTTTGTTAGCGCGGGCAGCGGGGATATATGGCGCCCATTCATGCAGCCAATTTGTTAGATTCATATATATCGCGCGCCTCTCAGAATAACAACTCCACTCCACtgtaaaacaaacaaaatctgATAAAACCAGTTCGTTCATGCATGGCAGATCGAATCGAACGGCTGTTGACTTTAAAAcagagttttaaaaaaataaagaggacATATGCATGATAGGACTATCAAATTCCACTCCATCTCGAGCTTATTGTTATTATCAAATAAAAGAGGTAGGTGATGCTAACAACCAAAGAACCGAATTAAATCTAACGACTGACATGATCTAAATAAAAGGAAGGAAGCTGAATCTGCTGATGCTGCTAGGTGGGCAGGTGCTGGAGATGGAGGATGGATATGGTCCATCAAATCGAATTCGAATTGGGGGCGAAGAAGATCTCGGAGTCGAGCCTCTTGGAGCGGAAGAGGTTCTCCATCTCCGGGGTGGTGTTGAAGGAGGCCTGGAGCACGGCGGGGGAGATGGCCTTCCAGACGGAGGTCCTCCCGGCGAGGTGGGAGAAGATGGGGTTGGGAGTGGTGATGATGGAGAACCACTCCATGCCGCTGTCGTCGGCGATCTTGGAGACGACGAAGAACCTGGGGACGATGAAGAGGCAGCCACCCTCGGCGCGGGTCTCCAGCACGCGCGTCCCGTCGATGCCCACCACCTGCACGCGCCCGCTGCCCCGCACGATGTACGTCACCTGGTACGCCGAGTCGCACGAGAACCCCGGCGAGCACATGGAGTGGCCGTCGATCCTCACCAGGTCGGCGCCCAGCCCCACCTCCTTCACCAGCGGCAGGTTCTGCGTGTTCAGCACCACCACGCGGCCCCCGTTCTTGATGTCCACGTCCAGCGGCGCCTCCAAGCAGTTGAGCACCATGCCCTCCCTGTCCTTGTCGCAACCCTCGGGCATCCTGAAGCCATCCTTGAGCTTCACGATGCCGGCGCCGGGCTGGGTGGAGACGAGGGAGGCAGAGGCGTCCTGCGGGAGGTCCCAGGCGCGGGCGACGAACTCGGTGGAGAAGCCGGTGAAGATGCCGGTGGAGCCGGTGAGCTGCATGTTGGTGAAGCGGCCGGCCGTGTGGCCCTTGGATGTGTCCCcgaggaagaggacgacgagt
Proteins encoded in this window:
- the LOC127770267 gene encoding 11S globulin seed storage protein 2-like, which encodes MVQRTSSDSAASAEAMVMDLSPKRPAKSYGGEGGSYFDWSPSELPMLRAASIGAAKLSLAAGGLALPFYSDSAKVAYVLHGKGTCAVLLPETPSEKILPIKEGDALALPFGVVTWWHNLHAATTELVVLFLGDTSKGHTAGRFTNMQLTGSTGIFTGFSTEFVARAWDLPQDASASLVSTQPGAGIVKLKDGFRMPEGCDKDREGMVLNCLEAPLDVDIKNGGRVVVLNTQNLPLVKEVGLGADLVRIDGHSMCSPGFSCDSAYQVTYIVRGSGRVQVVGIDGTRVLETRAEGGCLFIVPRFFVVSKIADDSGMEWFSIITTPNPIFSHLAGRTSVWKAISPAVLQASFNTTPEMENLFRSKRLDSEIFFAPNSNSI